The window GCAAGATGACCGCCTGTTTTCATAACGTTTTCCACAAGCGCACGGCGGATTTCTCCGCACAGTGCAGGGTAATCCTGCTTATTTATTTTTTTTAAATCATCGGGAGATTTAATTTTTTCAAGAAACATTTTCAGCGCTCTTTCTTCTTTTGTTTTTTACCGCCGGCTTTGCCGAATGTGAAGATATTTTTGATAAAATGCATAACAATGCCTGCGCCCTGAATGATGTCGTGGCTCTTTGTCATTGCAACGTTTTTGCCCGCCGCCTTTCCGCCGACCGTCACCGCCGCAACAATTCCCGAAAGGACGAGGTTTAAAAACATCTCATCGCCGTTGTGATATTTCACCGCGATAATCGTTACAATCGCGCCGGCAAGTCCGCCCGACACAACGCCGACGGTATCGCCGATAACATCGTTGCAGATGTTTGACACCTTTTCCGCGCTTCTTATAAGCGAAATTGCCTCTTTTCCGCCGGGTATGCCTTTTGCGTTGCGCGCGTGAAACGGCGTTTCGGACGCGCTTGTTACCGCAATTCCGACAATGTCAAAAATAATGCCGATTAAAACCACGCACACCAGCACAAAAAACGCCCAGACAATACTCACCTTTTCAATGAGCAGATTTGTCACCACGTTGATTGATACCGACAAAAAAAAGGTGAATACGGTAATTTTAAGCGGCCAGAGATTATATTTTTTCTGTTTTTTCATTTCTCTTTAAAAAAATCCTCGCAAATATTTTTTGATAAATATACAAAAACGGGCGCAAAACCCGTTTGAATTTAAAATAAAAGTGGTATTATACGAAGTAAAATTTACGGCTTAGGTTCAGTTGGATTTCCCGCCGCGCCGCCGCTTCGTCGCCAAAACGGCAGTTTCCTATTAAGGCACAGCATACCCTGTCGCCAAAGATATGACTGAATTGCCACTTAGTCCGCACTGCAATCCCCCGTATAACACAGCCTAGGAGTTTTCCTCAACGGTCGTGTCAACTCTTATCCTCTTTTGCAAGCACCATTTCAAACCCTATAACGCGCCGTCCAAAGGCCATTAGAAAGCGCGTCTGACGGTTATCCGTATTTGCTCACTCAAGGCAGGCTACTCTGCTCACAGCATATTGTTACCTACACCGCAAAACAGGTTACAGCCTAAACCGTAGCGCAAAGCATTATAGAAAGGTACTTTGCCTTTTTGGAAAAAGGTTCTTTTCAAAAAGACTAAAGCCCTTTGACTAACCGCCACGAATTTAGGTCTCCGCGGTAAAAGGGACAACGCCCGTATGCCGTTACGGGTCTGCCCTTAAACCTTAACTCCCAGCATCTGCCCCAAACTGGGCGTAAGAAGCAAACACAAGGAACTTCATCGATATGCCCTTTAGTGGATTTTTAGGCCCACCTTACAAGCTAACAGATCCGACTAGGATACTGCACCACTTATTAGCTAAATATTATATCATATTATTTAAAAAAAGTAAATATTTTTTTATAAAATTTTTATATCGCCTTTTTTCAGCGCGTTGTCGGTTTTTGTTTTTATGTTAAGACGGTATTTTTTCCAAAAATACTGCCTGTTTTCCTTTTTATATCCCGACACTGCGGCGATGTCCTTACTGTTTGCAAAAACGGTTATTTCGCCTTTTGCGCCGTTTTGCAAAACATATTTTTCTATTTTTTTCTTATACATCAGCGTTTCCGCCATTTCCCTTATTGCAGGGTGATACGGTCCTGTCACGGTGTTTTCGTTCACCTCGCCGGTGGTCTGAAGTCCCACGCGGATAACGTTAATTTTGTTTGCATAAAACTTTTCAAGAATTTCCGACAGAATTTCAACCGTAAATTCAAGCGAAAGAGGCGTGTAGCTTCCCTTTTTCATCATATCGAAAAGCGCCGTATCTTCTATCACAAGCGTGGGATAAACCCTTACGCAATCGGGTTTTAGGCTTATTATGTCATCACAGGTTTTGAGCATTTTTTCTTTTGTGTCGCCCAAAAGTCCAAGCATCATTTGAAGTCCCAGCGAAAACCCGTGTTCTTTTATAAGGCACGCCGACTTAAACACCGCGTCCGCACTGTGTCCGCGTCCGCTTTTTTTCAGCACGTCGCTGTCGGTTTTTGTTTTTATGTTAAGACGGTATTTTTTCCAAAAATACTGCCTGTTTTCCTTTTTATATCCCGACACTGCGGCGATGTCCTTACTGTTTGCAAAAACGGTTATTTCGCCTTTTGCGCCGTTTTGCAAAACATATTTTTCTATTTTTTTCTTATACATCAGCGTTTCCGCCATTTCCCTTATTGCAGGGTGATACGGTCCTGTCACGGTGTTTTCGTTCACCTCGCCGGTGGTCTGAAGTCCCACGCGGATAACGTTAATTTTGTTTGCATAAAACTTTTCAAGAATTTCCGACAGAATTTCAACCGTAAATTCAAGCGAAAGAGGCGTGTAGCTTCCCTTTTTCATCATATCGAAAAGCGCCGTATCTTCTATCACAAGCGTGGGATAAACCCTTACGCAATCGGGTTTTAGGCTTATTATGTCATCACAGGTTTTGAGCATTTTTTCTTTTGTGTCGCCCAAAAGTCCAAGCATCATTTGAAGTCCCAGCGAAAACCCGTGTTCTTTTATAAGGCACGCCGACTTAAACACCGCGTCCGCACTGTGTCCGCGTCCGCTTTTTTTCAGCACGTCGCTGTCGGTTGACTGGACGCCCAGCTCGATTGCCGTAAAACCGTAATTTTTAAGGCGGTTAAGGCAATTTTCGTCTATCGCGTCGGGACGGGTTGAACATCTTATACCGTTCACCTCGCCCGATTTCAAATATTTATACGCAATATTGCAAAGTGCGTTTTGAATATCCAAATCTATCGCGGTGAAGCTTCCGCCGAAAAACGCAATTTCAACGTATTTTCCGCCCTTTGAATATTTTTTAATTGTTTCAAGATTTTCTCTTATAAAGCCGTCAACCTCGGCATAATCGAGCACGCTTTTTTTGCCGGTGATTTTTTTTTGATTGCAGAAAACACAGTTGTGCGTGCACCCGATATGCGGTACAAAAACGGGGATATTATAGTATCTCATTTTATGCCCAGCCTCATACACGCTTCTTTTGCCGCCGCCTGCTCTGCGGTTTTTTTGCTTTTGCCCTTGCCCTCACCGCATTTTTTTCCGTCCACCGAAACCGCGTAAACATAGCGTTTGTCGTGGTCGGGACCGCTCTGCGAAACAAGCGTATATTCCACACTCTTTGCATATTCCTGAGCGTATTCCTGCAAACGCGTTTTGTATTCCAGAATTTTCGGATTTTTGCCCGAATATTCGTTTATATATTTAACGGTAAAATTCAAAATAACCCTTTTTGCCTCGTCCATTCCGCCGTCGAGAAAAATGCCTGCAAAAACCGCCTCAACCGCGTCTGCGATTATGGATTTGCGCTCTCTTCCGCCGTTTAATTCCTCGCCCCGGCTGAGATACAGGCACTCGCCTATGCCGATTTCCGCGGCGATTTTGTCCAGCCCTTCCTCGCACACAACACTTGCGCGGATTTTAGACAAATCGCCCTCACTGCTGGTTTTTAAGTGATTGAAAATGTATTCCGACACCACAACCGACAGCACGCTGTCGCCCAAAAATTCCATACGCTCGTAGCACTTTGCGCCTTTCACCTCGTTTATGTATGAGCTGTGCGTAAGCGCAGTTTTCAAAAGGCTGACATTTTTAAATTTATACCCTATTTTTTCCTGAAGTTTATCTAATTTATTCATATTTTCACCTAACCGAAATCAGGCATCAGATGCTCGAACATCTGATGCCCTTTTCTTAAATCAGTTTACTTTTGAGTTGATATAGTTCATTGCGTCCGAAACGGTAACAATATTTTCCGCCTCTTCTTCGGGAACCTCAATTTCAAATTCTTCTTCAATAGCCATAATAAGCTCGACCATATCAAGCGAATCCGCACCGAGGTCATCTATAAACGACGCTTCGGGAGTAACTTTGCTTTCGTCAATTCCGAGCTGCTCGACAATAATATTCTTAATTTTTTCAAACACCCTTTTTCACCTCCAAAAATTCTGCTATAAGGTATTTACCCGCTTTTTGTCCCTTTAAACAAAAATTTTGGAAATTTTTGTGTTTTTTTATTTTCCGCTGTTTACCTCGCTCGCGCTTGCAATCATAAGCTTTTCGCCCGGAACGTATACACCCTCGTTTTCAGCGGTGTTAAAGCAAATTTTTATAACGTCTTTAATGTTGTCGGCGCAGATTATCTCAATCGGCAAATCCTCAAACGTTCGGCGGTAGTTGTCGCGCGGAATTATCACGCGTTTGATATTCGCATTTTGCGCCGCCTCGATTTTGGACGCCACACCGCCCACAGCATAAACCGAGCCGAGAATGGAAACCTCGCCGGTAAGTGCAATATCAGACGGCATTTTGATGTTTTTCACCGCCGAATAAACCGCGCAGACAAGCGCAATTCCTGCCGACGGACCGTCAACGGGAATACCGCCGGGGAAGTTTATATGAATGTCAAAATCGGCGGTGTTTATTCCGAAAACGTTCTTTAAAACCGTCACTGCGTTTTCCACCGACTCTTTCGCGGTGCTCTTTTTAATGAGCCGTCTTCCGCGCATTTCAAGCTGTTCGCTCTCGATAATTCCGCTCACCGAAACGCTTCCGCCGTTTGCGCTTTTCTTCGCCGATGCCTCGATTTTCATAAAATATCCCGTCGACAAATTTGCCACCGAAAGACCGTTTACAACGCCGACTTTCGGTTCGGACGCGCACTTTGCAATGACCTTTGGCTGATATTTTCCCACCTGTAAAACCCACTCGGTGTCTTTCACCGTCACGTTTTTTCTGCCCTCGGTCGCCGCGGCGCTGATTGACGTTTGAATAATGCTCACCGCGTCGCGCCCGTTGTCGGCAAACTGCGAAATAAGTTCGCACACGCCGTCCTCAAGCGACACGCCCGCATTTTTTGCGGCATTTTCGGCAATTTTTTCAACGCTGTTTTTGTCCAGCGCGTTAAAATAAATCTCCACACAGCGCGAGCGCAGAGCAGGCGGAATTTCTTCGGGATTTCGCGTCGTTGCGCCCACAAGACGGAAGTCGGCAGGCATACCGTCGCGGAAAATTTTGTGTATATGCAATGGAATATTTTTGTCACCGCTCGCATAATACGCGCTCTCAAATTTCACGCGTCTGTCCTCCAATACTTTCAAAAGACGGTTGAGCTGAATGGGGTGCAATTCACCGATTTCGTCGATAAAAAGCACACCGCCGTGCGCATTTGACACCGCGCCCGGTTTGGGCTGGGGAACTCCCGCGTTGCCGTATGCGCCCGAACCCTGATAAATAGGGTCGTGCACCGAGCCGATTAACGGGTCGGCAATGCTCCGCTCGTCAAACTGCAAAGTGGTTGCGTCGGTTTCGATAAACTTCGCACTCGGCAAAAACGGCGAACACGCAGTGTGCTTTGCACGCTCCAGAATAAGCCGTGCCGCCGCGGTTTTGCCCACGCCCGGGGGTCCGTAAATAAGGACGTGCTGAGGATTAGGTCCGCAAAGCGCGGCTATAAGCGCTTTTACCGCCTCCTCCTGCCCTACAATTTCGCTCAAATTTTTCGGACGCGTTTTCTCGGAAAGCGGTTCGGCAAGCTTTATTTTTTCAAGAGCATTAAGCTTTTCAAGCTCTTTTTTCGACTCTCCCGTAACGGCATTCTGACTGCTTCTCTGCGAATAAAGCAATGAAAAAAAGTATATTCCCACCACTGCGGAAAAGAAAAACTGCAATGTCATAATCACTGTATTTATCAACTTTCTTCCCTTCTTTCCACTTATAATTTTTGCATATAAAATTTTATTATTCAAATTTTTATATTGAATTTTTATTTTGTTTGTAGTATAATCAATACAAGTGTATTTATCAGTAAAGCGAGGTTAATTTTGTGAATTATTTCAGTGAACATAAAAAGGCTTTTACCGCAGTCATTATTGCGGTTCTGGCAGTGCTGGCGGTTTGCGTTTTTGCGTTTTCGCAAAGAAAACACTGCAAAAGCGAAAACAGAAATGCGGTTCAGTCGCAGAGCACCGATACAGAAGTTAAAACGGACGAAAATAAAACAGGCGGAACAGACAAAAACACCGATAAAACCGACGGTGCAAAATCGGCGGAAAGTCCGCTTAAAGAGGGCGAAAGCCTGGAAAAGCTTGTAGACGATTTCAACACTCTGCCCGACGGCGAGGAAAAGGAAAAGGTGCGCAAGCGTCTTGAAGAAATTTTAGCCGAGGCGGAAAAACAGTCGCCGGCAAACAGTGCAAATCAGGAGGATAACAATGGCAAAGACCAATAACGAAAAAGTGCATAAAACCAGCATCGGCGGTCAGGCGGTTATGGAGGGCGTTATGATGCGCGGACCGAAAGAAATCGCCACGGCGGTGCGGAAATCAAACGGCGAAATTATAATCGACAAAAAAGAAGTAAGCTCGGTTTTTACAAAATATAAATTTTTGAAAATTCCGATTTTGCGCGGTGTAATCTCGTTTTTCGAGTCGATGATTACCGGCGTGAAATGCCTTATGTTTTCCGCCGAGCAGGCGGATTTGGAGGACGGCGAAGATTACAAGCCGTCGAAATTCGAGCAGTGGCTGGACGACAAATTCGGCGACAAGGTTAAAGATATTGTGATATATTTTTCGGTTTTCGTGTCGCTCATTTTCAGCGTGGGACTATTCATTCTTCTCCCCACGGTGCTTGTCGGGTGGCTGAAAAAATTCATTGTCAGCGCGCCTGTTTTGTCGCTCTGCGAGGGCGGTGTGAGAATTGTGATTTTCCTTGCGTACCTGTTTTTGGTGTCGCGTATGAAAGACATTCAGCGCGTTTTTGAGTATCACGGCGCGGAACACAAGACCATTGCGGCATACGAACACGGCGAGGAATTAACTCCCGAAAACGCGCGCAAATATTCGCGTCTGCACCCGAGATGCGGAACAAGCTTTTTGCTTATCGTTATGATTATCAGCATAATATTTTTCTCGTTTTTAAAGTGGGAAACCGTTTGGCAGAGAATGCTTTACAGACTGCTTCTTTTGCCCGTGGTTGCAGGCGTTTCGTACGAAATCATAAAATTTGCCGGCAGGAGCGACTCAAAGCTTGTGAAATGGCTCACTTCGCCCGGTCTTGCACTTCAGCTTCTCACCACGCGCGAGCCCGACGACAGCCAGCTTGAAGTTGCCATTGCGGCGCTCAAAAGCGTTTTGACGGGAAACAAAGACGACGACAAATGGTAGAAAATAATTTGAATTTTGACAAAAACAGCACAATCGGCGAACTGAAATTCTGCGCGCAGAAAATGCTTTTGCAATGCGGAATTGAACGTCCTCAAACCGACGTTACGGCAATGCTTAAACACATTTTAAAATGTGACGAAATTTACCTTGTCACACACAAAAACAACATTTTGCCGACCGAAAAGTTTGCCCAATTTAAAGATTTTTTGGAAAAGCGTAAAAACGACGTTCCGCTCGGCTATATTCTGGGCGAAAAAGAGTTTATGTCACTCAAATTCTGCGTTGACGAAAACACGCTTATCCCCCGTCCCGACACCGAAACGGTGGTTGAAGAGGTTATCGCGCGGACAAAAACGGGCGATAAAATTCTCGATTTGTGCACGGGGAGCGGTGCGATTGGAATTTCGTGCGCGAAATACACCTCGGCACAGTGCGTTGTGTGCGTTGACAAATTTGAAAAAACCCTTGCGGTTGCCGAGAAAAACGCCCGTATCAACGGCGTTTCGGACGTCTGCGAGTTTATACGGCTCGACGTTTTGGAAAATCTTTCAGATCTTAAAAAAGCATACGGAAAATTTGATATTTGCGTGTCAAATCCGCCGTATATCGAAACCGACGAAATTGAAAAGCTTGACAAAACGGTGAAAAATTACGAACCGAAATCCGCTCTGGACGGCGGAAAAGACGGACATTTGTTTTACAGAAAAATCGTCGCGGACGCGGAATTTTTTCTTAAAAAAGGCGGAATTTTGGCTTTTGAAATCGGCTTTGACCAGGCTGACGCGGTTAAAAGCTTAATGACAGAAAAATTTGAAAATACCGTTGTAAAACGCGATTTGGGCGGAAACGACCGCGCGGTAATCGGTATTTTGAGGTGAAAAAATGGTTAAAATTATGCACATTGCAGACGTGCATCTTGACAGAAAAACAGAGGGCTTATCCCCCGAAAAAAGCGCGTTAAGGCGCGCGGAATACAAAGAAACATTTGAAAAAGCAATAAATCTCGCAAAAGAGGAAGATGTTAAAATCATACTTATTGCCGGCGACCTGTTCGACAGCGCTTTAACCGCTGACAGCACGGTGGATTTTGTACGCAAGACGCTTGCGAAAATTCCCGAAATTTATGTATTTATTTCACCCGGCAACCACGACCCTATCGCGAGCGGAATTTATTCGCGTCTTGGTGAAAATTTGAGCGAAAACGTGAAAATTTTCGGCACAAGCCTCGAATGTGTTGAACTCGACGCATTGAACGTGCGCGTTATCGGCGCAGGATTCGACGGCGAATATCAGGAAAACTGCCTGCTTTCGGGCTTTTCCGCGCCTGACGACGGCAAGATAAATCTCGTCTGCATACACGGCGACCTAAAATCTGGCAGTGAATACAATCCCCTTTTGCAAAGCGATATTTCGGGTACCAATGCCGACTACATTGCGCTCGGTCACACGCACGCATATTCGGGCATTTTGACGTCGGGAAAAACTCACTATGCATATTCGGGCGCGCTCGAACCGCACGGTTTTGACGAAACTGGTGAAAAGGGCGTTCTTATCGGAAATATTGACAAGCAAAAAGCGGATTTAAAATTTGTTCCTCTTGAAAAAAGACGATTCAACGTCTGCGAAATTGACGTTTCGGACTGTGAAATTTTTGAAGATGTTATCGGCAAAATCCGCGAAAAATTAACGCGCGCGTCCGACTTTTACAAAATCGTTCTCACGGGCGGAAAAAAAGCGGAAATCAAGCTTGACAAGGCCGTTTTAAACTCGTTTTTTGAAGACAGCGTTTTTTACATAAAATTCTCCGACGAAACGAAATCTCTCCTTGACATTGACGCGCTGTGCGAAGAATACACGTTAAAAGGCATTTGCGCAAAGCGCATAAAAGAGCTTTCTGACGGCGGAAACAAGGAATTTTACGACAAAGTTGCAGACTATCTTTTCGGTCTGTTTTAGGCGGTGACGGATTGTATATTAAGGAAATAAACATAAAAACTTTCGGCGGTATCGAGAACAAAACCTATAATTTTTCCGACGGCTTGAATGTGCTTTTCGGTGCGAACGAATCGGGAAAATCGACGGTTATCGCGTTTATAAAATACATTTTTTACGGAATTTCGGGCAGAAAAAGCGAATTTAAACGTTATGTTCCGCTTTCGGGCGAGCCGATGTGCGGAAGCATTACGGTGTGCGGCGATAACTGTGAATACGAAATTTTCAGAACGTCAAAGGGCGCAAAAGCAAAGCAAATTTCGGTTGTGAACAAGGTAAACGGTGATGTTATGAGCGTCGATTTCGCCCAGAATATCGGCAAAAATCTATTTTCACTCGGCGAGGACGCTTTTTTGAATACGCTTTTTGTGTCCAACATTTCAAGCAAAATTTCGGGCGGTGACGGCGAAATTTCCGCGCGCCTTTCAAACCTCGCGCAAAGCGGTGACGAAAACACGTCACAGGAGAAAATTTGCAAAAAAATTGACGAAGATATTTTAAATTTGTCCTCCCCCAAGCGGAAAAACGCGGTTATTCCGACGCTTGAAACCGAACTTTCAAACCTTGACGAACGGCTTTACAAAGCGAATGAAAACAGCGGAAAATCGGTGTTGCTGGAGGAAAAATTTGCAAAAATAAAATCCGCACTCGAAAAAGCAGAGGAAGAAAAAGAAAAACTTGAACACGAAAAAAACATTGCGCGTCTCGGAGAAAACGGTGCGAGAATTGAGAAACTCCAAAACGAAATAAAATTTTCGCAAGACGAATTAAACCGATTAAACGACGAATTTTCAAGCTTTGATATGAGCGTCTACGACGGAATAAAAAATATTTCCGAGGAGGAGGAAACGCGGTTTTTAAGTGAAAAAGACGACAATTTTTCCGCACGTCTTATGATTTTGGGGGAGCGTAGGAAAAATCTTTCGTCGGGCAAAAAAACGTGGTTTGCACTGCTTATCGCGTCGCTTGCAATGATTGCGGTTTTTGCGTTTGTAATGCCTGTTTTGTGCATTGCGGCGGCGGTTTTGGGTGTTGTGAGCGCTTATCTTTACATATCAAACGGCAAAAAACTCAACGAAACGTCGGAAGAATTCGACAAAACCGAAAAACAAAAAGAGGAAAACGAGGCATTTGGCGCGAACTTTTTAAAGAAGGTCAATCTTTTGTCAAAAGCCGATTACATTTCAAAAAAGAACGCTTACACGGCGGTCTTATCGCAGAGAGAAGTGCTTAGAGCGAAGATAAATTCGGCACAAGGCACGCTTTTGTCAAAACAAAACGAACTCGAAAGCCTGTCGGACGCGCTTTTGAAAGAATACGGCGAAACCGAAAAAGACGCGCTTCTTGAAAAATTAAAATCCGCAAAACCGACCGTTTCGCAAGCCGATGCGGAAAAACTCGTCAAAGAAAAAATGAGCGAAATTGCAAATCTTATGCGCGAATTAAACAAAACGGAATTTGAAATTTATTCGGTAAAAACGGGCACAGACGACGTTTTGAGCCTTGAAGAACAGATTGAAAACACAAAATCGGCACTCAAAGAAAAACGCGCAGAGCTTGAAATAATCACATCGGCGAAAGAAATTTTTGAATACGCCGTGTCAAGCCAGCAAAGCAACTTTGCGCCGTCGCTCGCAAAAAAGGTGAGCGGAATTTTCTCGCAAATCACAAACGGCGCGCACAGCGACGTTTTGATTGACAAAACCTTCGGAGCGCGGTATAAAAAAGACGGCGGATATGCCGACGAAACAATTTTGAGCAAAGGTGCGCTCGACCAGTTGTATTTTGCGTTAAGATTTGGTATAATAGATATGATAAACGAGAAAAATGCGCCTGTTTTTTTGGATGACGCGTTCAGCCAATACGACGATTTGCGCTTTAAAACAGTGTTTTCGTACCTTTCGGACTACGCAAAACACACGCAGGTGATAATCTCTGCCTGCCGTGAAAATGAAATTTATCAAAATACAGATAACATAAACATAATTAAATTATAGGAGGTGCTTTTTATGGAAATTGTATGCGCAAAGCTTGCGAAGGGCGATGTTTTTATAAACCTTGACGTTATTGCCAAAGCGGCGGGAATTGTTGCCGAAAACTGCTACGGCGTTGTGGGTATGGCATACCGCTCCAAAAAAGACGAATTTGCAAGTTTGCTAAAAAAAGACAGTCTTACAAAAGGAATTAAGGTTTACACGGAAGATAACAAAATTGCTGTTGATATGCACATCATTGTTGACTACGGCGTAAATATAGGCGCCGTTTCGGAAAACGTTATGAGCAACGTTAAATACCACATTGCAAACATCACGGGTATGGAAGTTGCAAAGGTTGACGTGTATGTTGAGGGCTTCAGATTGCAAAAATAAGGAGAAGAAGATGGTTAAGAAAATTGACGGCACACTGTTTGCCGATATGATAATTTCAGGCGCCAACAATCTTTGCAATCAGAAAAGCATTGTTGACAACCTTAACGTTTTTCCCGTTCCCGACGGTGATACGGGCACAAATATGTCGCTTACGATTTCCGCGGCGGTCAAAGAGATTGCGGCGAACCGCGAAAAGAGTGTTTTGGATATTTCCAAAATCATGGCGTCGGCGACGCTTCGCGGTGCAAGAGGAAATTCGGGCGTAATTTTATCACAGCTTATGCGCGGAATAAACAAAGGTCTGACGGGCGCGGACGCTGATTTTGAGGGCGTTGCGGCGGCGTTTAAATCGGCGGCGGACACCGCTTACCGCGCGGTTATGAAACCGACGGAGGGCACAATTCTCACCGTTGCGCGCGAAACTGCGGAGGCGGCGGAAAAATACGCGAAAGACGGTCTTGACGCGGTTGAATTTTTTGAAAAAATCGTAAATTCGGCGAATGAGTCGCTTGCAAAAACACAGTTTATCCTCCCCCAGCTCAAGCAGGCAGGTGTTGTAGATGCAGGCGGAAAAGGTCTTGTGTGCATTTTGGAGGGCGCGCTCGCGTTTCTCAAAACGGGTGAAATCGTTGCGCTTGACGAAAGAGAAACACCGCTTAAAACGCAAAGCACGCCGAAAGACGTTCAGGCGGATATAAAATTCCAGTACTGCACGGAATTTTTGATTAACAAAAAGGCTAAAAACGTTGATGTATTCAAGTTTAAATCGACAATCGAATACTACGGCGACTGTATGCTTGTTATAGATGACGACGACGTGGTGAAAGTGCATATTCACACAAACACGCCGAACCTTGTTATCGGCGAGGCGCTCCGTCTGGGCGAACTTATCAACATTAAAATCGACAATATGCGCTATCAGCACGACGAAAAGGTTATCACCAAAGAGGACAAAAAGAATGCCGAAAAGGAAATCGGCTTTGTTTGCGTTGCGGCGGGCGCCGGAATTAAAAAGACATTTTTCGACCTCGGCGTTGACCACATTATTGAGGGCGGTCAGACTATGAACCCCAGCACAGAGGACATTTTGTCCGCTATTGATTTGGTGAATGCGAAAAACGTTTTTGTGTTCCCAAACAACAAAAACATCATTCTTGCGGCGGAACAGGCGAAGGAACTTTCTGACAGAAACGTTATCGTAATTCCGACAAAAAGTATTCCGCAGGCGGTTTCCGCGCTTCTTGCATACGACGAGGATTTGCCGGTTGAGGACAACGAGGACGTTATGTGTGAGGTTATTGACGGCGTGAAGTCGGTGCAGATTACAACCGCGGTGCGCGACACAAACCTTGACGGAAACGACATCAAAACAGGCGACATTTTGGGCATTGTTGACGGAAAAATTAAAATTGTCGGCAAAAAGGACGAGGATGTTTTGATTTCGTCGCTTGCGGAAATCGTTGACAGTGACACAGGAATCATCACCGTTTTCTGCGGTGAAGAAGTGCCCGACAAGGCAGGCGAAAAATTGAAAGCAAAACTTGAAAAGAAATTCTCCGACTGCGACGTTACCGTTATGCGCGGCGAACAGCCGATTTATTCGTATATCGCGTCGGCGGAATAGGTAAATTTTATGGATTTTCAAAGTTACATAAAAACGCTCAACACCGACGTTACCTACATTAAGGGCGTCGGTGAAAAGCGAAAAATTATGCTTAACCGTCTGTCGCTTTACAACGTCTGGGATATTATTTACAATTTTCCCAAAGACTACGAGGACAGGCGGACTTTTGTTAAAATATGCGATGCTAAAGAGGGCGAAAGATGCTGTATAAAGGCTGTTTTGTCCTCATTTCCTATGCAGAAAAGAATTAAAAAGAACATTGTTTTGTGTGCTCTGCCCGTAAACGACGGCACGGGAGTTATTTTCGTGAAATGGTTTTCAAACCCGAAATATCCCGTGAAATTCGACCTCGGCGCAGGGTATATTTTTTACGGCAAGGTGACGAAAAATTTCGGAAAACTTGAGCTGGAAATGCTTGAGGCAGAGCGCGCGGACAACGCTGAAAACGTGCTTAAAATTATGCCCGTTTACCACCTTACAAAAGGCGTTACACAGAAATTTGTGCGCGGCACGGTGAAAAATGCGTTTGACAAATTCGATATATTTTACGATATTTTCGACGATTTTACACGCGAGAGATACTCGCTCTGTTCG of the Qingrenia yutianensis genome contains:
- the prmC gene encoding peptide chain release factor N(5)-glutamine methyltransferase; the encoded protein is MVENNLNFDKNSTIGELKFCAQKMLLQCGIERPQTDVTAMLKHILKCDEIYLVTHKNNILPTEKFAQFKDFLEKRKNDVPLGYILGEKEFMSLKFCVDENTLIPRPDTETVVEEVIARTKTGDKILDLCTGSGAIGISCAKYTSAQCVVCVDKFEKTLAVAEKNARINGVSDVCEFIRLDVLENLSDLKKAYGKFDICVSNPPYIETDEIEKLDKTVKNYEPKSALDGGKDGHLFYRKIVADAEFFLKKGGILAFEIGFDQADAVKSLMTEKFENTVVKRDLGGNDRAVIGILR
- a CDS encoding metallophosphoesterase family protein, with the translated sequence MVKIMHIADVHLDRKTEGLSPEKSALRRAEYKETFEKAINLAKEEDVKIILIAGDLFDSALTADSTVDFVRKTLAKIPEIYVFISPGNHDPIASGIYSRLGENLSENVKIFGTSLECVELDALNVRVIGAGFDGEYQENCLLSGFSAPDDGKINLVCIHGDLKSGSEYNPLLQSDISGTNADYIALGHTHAYSGILTSGKTHYAYSGALEPHGFDETGEKGVLIGNIDKQKADLKFVPLEKRRFNVCEIDVSDCEIFEDVIGKIREKLTRASDFYKIVLTGGKKAEIKLDKAVLNSFFEDSVFYIKFSDETKSLLDIDALCEEYTLKGICAKRIKELSDGGNKEFYDKVADYLFGLF
- a CDS encoding ATP-binding protein, which gives rise to MYIKEINIKTFGGIENKTYNFSDGLNVLFGANESGKSTVIAFIKYIFYGISGRKSEFKRYVPLSGEPMCGSITVCGDNCEYEIFRTSKGAKAKQISVVNKVNGDVMSVDFAQNIGKNLFSLGEDAFLNTLFVSNISSKISGGDGEISARLSNLAQSGDENTSQEKICKKIDEDILNLSSPKRKNAVIPTLETELSNLDERLYKANENSGKSVLLEEKFAKIKSALEKAEEEKEKLEHEKNIARLGENGARIEKLQNEIKFSQDELNRLNDEFSSFDMSVYDGIKNISEEEETRFLSEKDDNFSARLMILGERRKNLSSGKKTWFALLIASLAMIAVFAFVMPVLCIAAAVLGVVSAYLYISNGKKLNETSEEFDKTEKQKEENEAFGANFLKKVNLLSKADYISKKNAYTAVLSQREVLRAKINSAQGTLLSKQNELESLSDALLKEYGETEKDALLEKLKSAKPTVSQADAEKLVKEKMSEIANLMRELNKTEFEIYSVKTGTDDVLSLEEQIENTKSALKEKRAELEIITSAKEIFEYAVSSQQSNFAPSLAKKVSGIFSQITNGAHSDVLIDKTFGARYKKDGGYADETILSKGALDQLYFALRFGIIDMINEKNAPVFLDDAFSQYDDLRFKTVFSYLSDYAKHTQVIISACRENEIYQNTDNINIIKL
- a CDS encoding Asp23/Gls24 family envelope stress response protein, encoding MEIVCAKLAKGDVFINLDVIAKAAGIVAENCYGVVGMAYRSKKDEFASLLKKDSLTKGIKVYTEDNKIAVDMHIIVDYGVNIGAVSENVMSNVKYHIANITGMEVAKVDVYVEGFRLQK
- a CDS encoding DAK2 domain-containing protein, which translates into the protein MVKKIDGTLFADMIISGANNLCNQKSIVDNLNVFPVPDGDTGTNMSLTISAAVKEIAANREKSVLDISKIMASATLRGARGNSGVILSQLMRGINKGLTGADADFEGVAAAFKSAADTAYRAVMKPTEGTILTVARETAEAAEKYAKDGLDAVEFFEKIVNSANESLAKTQFILPQLKQAGVVDAGGKGLVCILEGALAFLKTGEIVALDERETPLKTQSTPKDVQADIKFQYCTEFLINKKAKNVDVFKFKSTIEYYGDCMLVIDDDDVVKVHIHTNTPNLVIGEALRLGELINIKIDNMRYQHDEKVITKEDKKNAEKEIGFVCVAAGAGIKKTFFDLGVDHIIEGGQTMNPSTEDILSAIDLVNAKNVFVFPNNKNIILAAEQAKELSDRNVIVIPTKSIPQAVSALLAYDEDLPVEDNEDVMCEVIDGVKSVQITTAVRDTNLDGNDIKTGDILGIVDGKIKIVGKKDEDVLISSLAEIVDSDTGIITVFCGEEVPDKAGEKLKAKLEKKFSDCDVTVMRGEQPIYSYIASAE